A window of the Bradyrhizobium ottawaense genome harbors these coding sequences:
- a CDS encoding PEPxxWA-CTERM sorting domain-containing protein has translation MAPAHLKFNLTPLFIKLKWYNSFLVEGIMKRTALASCVLGPIVAMSISSVASATVYTTDSNINDFISPGMQIATFTQFGSVQFGYGDKGPPSYTPQVTDIQNGYRVIGDGNTTMIIAAFSAPVSSIRVFNNEDHLGAPYDGYQYTVWGYNSNSAPVLLYNPTAVSGSGEPFFLSANAGSTDPTRVNVVQTPGAGPAGVVDYITDFTFSQAYQYYAFGASDVAVASGNNDQELTAVAAIPEPSTWAMMILGFFGVGFLAYRRKSTTSGLRLA, from the coding sequence ATGGCGCCGGCCCATTTAAAATTTAACTTGACTCCGCTATTTATTAAATTAAAATGGTATAATAGTTTTTTAGTGGAGGGTATTATGAAGCGAACTGCTTTGGCGAGCTGTGTGCTTGGCCCTATCGTTGCTATGTCCATATCTTCCGTAGCGAGTGCGACGGTCTACACCACAGACAGCAATATTAACGATTTTATTTCCCCGGGAATGCAGATCGCTACGTTCACGCAATTCGGTTCCGTACAATTTGGCTACGGGGACAAGGGTCCTCCGAGCTATACGCCGCAGGTCACTGATATCCAAAACGGCTATCGAGTAATCGGCGATGGAAACACGACGATGATTATCGCCGCGTTTTCCGCGCCAGTATCCAGCATCCGGGTATTCAATAACGAGGACCACCTCGGCGCCCCCTATGACGGATATCAGTACACAGTGTGGGGCTACAACAGTAACTCAGCGCCTGTCCTGCTCTATAATCCGACTGCGGTCAGCGGTTCCGGCGAGCCATTCTTTCTTTCCGCTAATGCCGGTTCGACAGATCCAACCCGAGTGAATGTCGTCCAGACGCCCGGGGCCGGTCCTGCCGGCGTAGTGGACTACATCACTGACTTTACATTCTCCCAAGCGTACCAGTATTACGCATTTGGGGCGAGCGATGTCGCCGTGGCGAGCGGCAACAACGATCAGGAACTAACCGCCGTAGCTGCGATACCCGAGCCGTCCACATGGGCAATGATGATCCTTGGCTTTTTCGGGGTTGGCTTCTTGGCCTACCGCCGCAAGTCGACGACATCGGGTCTGCGGCTTGCCTGA
- the istB gene encoding IS21-like element helper ATPase IstB — MNATVKIDAARVELLLSELRLPGIKLIWAALAETADKEGWPAARFLAALAEQEMVERSRRRFERHLEEARLPPGKTLDAFDFDAVPMVSKAQVQALAAGDAWLEKGANLLCFGPPGGGNSHLAAALGMALIEKGWRVLFTRTTDLVQKLQIARRDLVLEAAIAKLDKYHLLILDDLAYVTKDQAETSVLFELISARYERRSMLITANQPFGEWGKIFPDQAMTLAAIDRLVHHATILEMNVDSYRRKEAVDKARGAGRPPTRATIKTSS; from the coding sequence ATGAACGCGACCGTCAAGATCGACGCCGCCCGTGTCGAGCTGCTGCTCAGCGAGCTGCGCTTGCCCGGTATCAAGCTGATCTGGGCCGCCTTGGCCGAGACCGCCGACAAGGAAGGCTGGCCCGCCGCACGCTTCCTGGCCGCCCTCGCCGAACAGGAGATGGTGGAGCGAAGCCGGCGCCGCTTCGAACGTCACCTGGAAGAAGCCCGCCTGCCGCCAGGAAAGACCCTCGATGCGTTCGACTTCGATGCCGTGCCGATGGTCTCAAAGGCGCAGGTGCAGGCGCTCGCCGCCGGCGACGCCTGGCTCGAAAAGGGCGCCAATCTCTTGTGTTTTGGTCCGCCTGGCGGCGGCAACTCGCATCTGGCTGCGGCACTCGGCATGGCCCTGATCGAAAAAGGCTGGCGTGTGTTGTTCACCAGAACCACCGACCTCGTGCAAAAACTCCAGATCGCGCGCCGCGATCTCGTGCTCGAAGCGGCGATCGCGAAACTCGACAAATATCATCTGCTCATCCTCGACGATCTCGCCTATGTCACCAAGGATCAGGCCGAGACCAGCGTTCTGTTCGAGCTTATCAGCGCCCGCTACGAACGACGATCAATGCTCATCACCGCCAATCAGCCATTCGGCGAATGGGGTAAAATCTTCCCGGATCAAGCCATGACGCTCGCGGCAATCGACCGCCTCGTCCATCACGCCACAATCCTCGAAATGAATGTCGACAGCTATCGCCGGAAAGAAGCTGTCGACAAGGCCCGTGGAGCCGGGCGCCCACCAACGCGCGCGACAATCAAAACCTCATCCTGA
- the istA gene encoding IS21 family transposase, whose protein sequence is MAGRHVTDQQMRLFMNLRRNHSPAIAAAKAGFSTSAAYRFEKDPRLPTQKQAPRERRRADPFVDVWENEVLPMLKAAPGLRPIAVFEELCRRHPELGSGTRRTLERRIRAWRAVNGPDREVIFRQEHPPGRMGLSDFTEVADLGVTVAGQLLDCRLYHFRLPFSGFEHAHVVLGGESFVALAEGLQNALWSLGGVPEQHRSDSLSAAFRNLGADAKEDLTTRYEAFCGHYGMTPTRNNAGVSHENGSIESAHGHLKRALADALLLRASRDFDDLPAWRGFVDEIVGRGNARNAKRIDQERMALKKLPVRKTADYEEVNVDVTTSSAFTLRKVFYSVPSRLIGHRLRVRLYDDRLECFQGATHIITLRRGRAQPNGKHGHVIDYRHVIHSLRRKPMALLNLVYREQLFPRRAYALAFDALLAGIGERPACRAMVGLLALAHERACDAELGIVLQTTLDDGVLPDLKALIERFRPKGMALPIVVVTLPSLAIYDQIAATVGEAA, encoded by the coding sequence TTGGCTGGCCGACACGTCACCGATCAACAAATGAGGCTTTTCATGAACTTGCGCCGCAACCATTCGCCAGCCATTGCCGCTGCGAAGGCCGGATTCAGCACCTCTGCCGCCTACCGGTTCGAGAAGGATCCCCGACTTCCAACCCAAAAACAGGCGCCCCGCGAACGTCGCCGAGCCGATCCATTCGTCGACGTCTGGGAGAACGAAGTCCTCCCGATGCTGAAGGCTGCTCCCGGATTACGGCCGATCGCCGTGTTCGAGGAACTATGCCGTCGGCATCCGGAACTGGGCTCCGGGACGCGGCGGACGCTTGAACGGCGGATCAGGGCGTGGCGAGCAGTGAACGGCCCGGATCGGGAGGTGATCTTCCGCCAGGAACATCCGCCGGGCCGCATGGGGTTGTCGGACTTCACCGAGGTCGCCGATCTCGGCGTCACCGTTGCTGGCCAGTTGCTTGACTGCCGGCTCTATCACTTCCGTCTGCCCTTCTCCGGCTTCGAACACGCCCACGTCGTGCTCGGCGGCGAAAGTTTTGTCGCACTGGCGGAAGGGTTGCAAAACGCCCTGTGGTCGCTGGGCGGGGTTCCCGAGCAGCACCGAAGCGACAGCCTCTCGGCCGCGTTCCGCAATCTCGGCGCCGACGCCAAAGAGGATTTGACGACACGCTACGAGGCGTTCTGCGGCCATTACGGCATGACGCCGACCCGCAACAATGCCGGCGTGTCGCATGAGAACGGCTCGATCGAAAGCGCGCATGGCCATCTCAAAAGAGCGCTGGCAGATGCCCTGCTGCTGCGTGCCTCGCGCGACTTCGACGATCTTCCGGCCTGGCGGGGTTTTGTCGACGAGATCGTTGGCCGCGGCAACGCGCGCAATGCCAAGCGCATCGATCAGGAGCGGATGGCGCTGAAGAAACTGCCGGTCCGCAAGACCGCCGATTATGAGGAGGTCAATGTCGACGTCACAACATCCAGCGCCTTCACGTTGCGCAAGGTATTTTACTCGGTCCCATCCCGCCTGATCGGTCACCGACTGCGCGTGCGTCTTTATGACGACCGGCTCGAATGCTTCCAGGGAGCCACGCACATCATTACCTTGCGGCGCGGGCGAGCGCAGCCAAACGGCAAGCATGGCCATGTCATCGACTATCGCCATGTCATCCACTCCCTGCGCCGCAAACCGATGGCGCTGCTTAATCTGGTCTATCGCGAGCAGCTCTTCCCACGCCGCGCCTACGCCCTTGCGTTCGACGCCTTGCTCGCCGGAATCGGCGAAAGACCAGCCTGCCGCGCCATGGTCGGGCTTCTGGCGCTCGCACACGAACGTGCCTGCGACGCGGAACTCGGTATTGTGCTGCAAACCACTCTCGACGACGGCGTTCTGCCGGATCTCAAGGCGCTGATCGAACGCTTCCGTCCGAAGGGCATGGCATTGCCGATCGTCGTCGTTACGCTGCCCTCGCTCGCCATCTACGACCAGATCGCCGCGACCGTGGGAGAAGCCGCATGA